In Streptomyces ambofaciens ATCC 23877, a single genomic region encodes these proteins:
- a CDS encoding GtrA family protein has protein sequence MARLKESSAAEPTGAPGARRAGVWSREVGWFVTIGVVSTAGQAGLYWVLRLWWHPAAANLVSLLVLTVLNTEANRRLTFRHAAAGPARAHLGAGGLFLLGYLATSGAVLWFTHAEPGASAAAETAVLAATSVAVTVVRFLVLRLAVFRAPGRAGR, from the coding sequence GTGGCTCGGCTGAAGGAGTCGTCGGCCGCCGAGCCGACCGGTGCTCCGGGCGCCCGGCGCGCCGGGGTGTGGTCCCGGGAGGTCGGCTGGTTCGTCACGATCGGTGTCGTGTCGACGGCCGGGCAGGCGGGGCTGTACTGGGTGCTGCGCCTGTGGTGGCACCCGGCCGCCGCCAATCTGGTGTCGCTGCTGGTGCTGACCGTGCTGAACACCGAGGCGAACCGGCGGCTGACGTTCCGGCACGCCGCCGCGGGGCCGGCCCGCGCCCACCTGGGAGCCGGCGGGCTCTTCCTGCTCGGCTATCTCGCCACGTCCGGCGCCGTGCTGTGGTTCACACACGCGGAGCCCGGCGCCTCAGCGGCCGCCGAGACCGCGGTCCTCGCCGCCACGTCGGTCGCCGTCACCGTGGTGCGGTTCCTCGTCCTGCGACTCGCCGTCTTCCGGGCCCCCGGTCGCGCAGGGCGCTGA
- the paaE gene encoding 1,2-phenylacetyl-CoA epoxidase subunit PaaE, producing MAPTAPASAPPARVRRRPAFHRLRVAAVERLCADAAAVSFEIPDELAEEFAFAPGQSLTLRREFDGRDERRSYSICAPVGSLPRIGVRVVPGGLFSSWLVNGVRPGDTVEVMAPTGFFTPDLTGPGHHVLIAAGSGITPMVSIAESVLAADDRSGVTLFYGNRRTDTVMFADELADLKDLHPARFQLAHVLSREPREAEVLSGRLDAGRLAALVDALVDVERADHWWLCGPQGMVADAQRVLADLGVPADRVHRELFFAEDEPVREVRHEEAGPQGPVSEVVITLDGRSTTSSLSRERTILDGAQRTRPDLPFACKGGVCGTCRALVTDGSADMRRNFALEAAEVDAGYVLTCQSYPVSEKLTVDYDS from the coding sequence ATGGCCCCGACCGCCCCCGCCTCGGCGCCGCCGGCGCGCGTCCGCCGGCGCCCGGCCTTCCACCGTCTGCGGGTCGCCGCCGTCGAGCGGCTGTGTGCCGACGCGGCGGCCGTGAGCTTCGAGATCCCGGACGAACTGGCCGAGGAGTTCGCCTTCGCGCCCGGTCAGTCGCTCACCCTGCGGCGCGAGTTCGACGGCCGGGACGAGCGCCGCTCGTACTCGATCTGCGCACCGGTCGGCTCGCTCCCGCGGATCGGTGTCCGCGTGGTGCCGGGGGGCCTGTTCTCGTCGTGGCTGGTGAACGGGGTGCGTCCGGGTGACACGGTCGAGGTGATGGCCCCCACCGGCTTCTTCACGCCCGACCTGACCGGCCCGGGCCACCATGTGCTGATCGCGGCCGGCTCGGGCATCACGCCCATGGTGTCGATCGCCGAGTCGGTGCTGGCCGCCGACGACCGCTCCGGCGTCACGCTGTTCTACGGCAACCGCCGCACCGACACGGTGATGTTCGCCGACGAGCTGGCCGACCTCAAGGACCTCCACCCGGCCCGCTTCCAGCTCGCCCACGTGCTCTCCCGCGAGCCCCGCGAGGCCGAGGTGCTCTCCGGCCGCCTCGACGCCGGACGGCTCGCGGCGCTCGTGGACGCGCTGGTGGACGTGGAGCGTGCGGACCACTGGTGGCTGTGCGGCCCCCAGGGCATGGTCGCCGACGCCCAGCGGGTCCTGGCCGACCTCGGAGTCCCGGCGGACCGCGTCCACCGCGAGCTGTTCTTCGCCGAGGACGAGCCCGTGCGGGAGGTGCGCCACGAGGAGGCCGGCCCGCAGGGGCCCGTCAGCGAGGTCGTCATCACCCTGGACGGCCGCTCCACGACCTCCTCCCTGTCCCGGGAGCGGACCATCCTCGACGGTGCGCAGCGGACCAGGCCCGACCTCCCCTTCGCCTGCAAGGGCGGCGTCTGCGGCACCTGCCGGGCCCTGGTCACGGACGGCAGTGCGGACATGCGCCGCAACTTCGCCCTGGAAGCCGCCGAGGTCGACGCCGGCTACGTCCTGACCTGCCAGTCGTATCCGGTCTCCGAGAAGCTGACCGTGGACTACGACAGCTGA
- a CDS encoding alginate lyase family protein encodes MSSASRPRPRRSRAVLLASLTAALVGTLLAGPGATAPRAEAAPAAFTHPGVTVSRNQLDFVRAKVAVGAQPWKGAFDRMTASRYADPNRVPKPRAVVECGSYSNPNIGCTDEREDAIAAYTNALAWYTTREERYARKAIELMDAWSAVIRDHTNSNAPLQTGWAGSSWSKAAEIIKHTYPGSWAGAGRFATMLRDVYLPEVAGGSNSNGNWELTMMEAAVGISVFLEDKASYDKAMAKFRTRTAAYVYLASDGPLPKTVPSQNLDTRDKIVKYWQGQSTFVTGLTQETCRDFTHTGYGISSLSHIAETSRIQGQDLYGTDVGERLRHALGFHATYEQGAAVPDWLCGGSVHLGLGPVTEVGYNALHNRLGFAMTNTQALTERTRPSGSNNLFVAWETLTHGDNPA; translated from the coding sequence ATGTCCTCTGCCTCCCGACCTCGCCCCCGCAGATCCCGCGCCGTCCTCCTCGCGAGCCTCACCGCCGCACTGGTCGGCACCCTCCTCGCCGGCCCCGGAGCGACCGCTCCCCGGGCCGAAGCCGCGCCCGCCGCGTTCACCCATCCGGGCGTCACGGTCTCCCGGAACCAACTCGACTTCGTCCGCGCCAAGGTCGCCGTCGGGGCCCAGCCCTGGAAGGGCGCCTTCGACCGGATGACGGCGAGCAGGTACGCCGATCCGAACCGCGTCCCGAAGCCGCGGGCGGTGGTGGAGTGCGGCTCCTACTCGAACCCGAACATCGGCTGCACCGACGAGCGCGAGGACGCGATCGCGGCCTACACCAACGCCCTGGCCTGGTACACGACCCGCGAGGAGCGGTACGCGCGCAAGGCCATCGAGCTGATGGACGCCTGGTCCGCCGTGATCAGGGACCACACCAACAGCAACGCTCCGCTGCAGACCGGATGGGCCGGCTCCTCCTGGTCCAAGGCGGCGGAGATCATCAAGCACACCTACCCGGGCTCATGGGCCGGCGCCGGCCGCTTCGCCACCATGCTCCGGGACGTCTACCTGCCCGAGGTCGCAGGCGGCTCGAACTCCAACGGCAACTGGGAACTCACGATGATGGAGGCCGCCGTGGGCATCTCCGTCTTCCTGGAGGACAAGGCCTCCTACGACAAGGCGATGGCCAAGTTCCGCACCCGCACGGCCGCCTACGTGTACCTGGCCTCCGACGGGCCCCTGCCGAAGACCGTGCCGAGCCAGAACCTCGACACCCGGGACAAGATCGTCAAGTACTGGCAGGGCCAGTCCACCTTCGTCACCGGGCTCACCCAGGAGACCTGCCGGGACTTCACCCACACCGGATACGGCATCTCCTCCCTCTCGCACATCGCCGAGACCAGCCGCATCCAGGGGCAGGACCTGTACGGCACCGACGTGGGCGAGCGGCTGCGGCACGCGCTCGGCTTCCACGCGACGTACGAGCAGGGCGCTGCCGTGCCGGACTGGCTGTGCGGCGGTTCGGTCCACCTCGGCCTGGGGCCGGTCACCGAGGTCGGCTACAACGCCCTGCACAACCGCCTCGGCTTCGCCATGACCAACACCCAGGCCCTGACCGAGCGCACCCGCCCCTCCGGCTCGAACAACCTCTTCGTCGCCTGGGAGACCCTGACCCACGGCGACAACCCCGCCTGA
- the paaD gene encoding 1,2-phenylacetyl-CoA epoxidase subunit PaaD: protein MVTALLDAHRARRVAEQVPDPELPMLTLADLGVLRAVEVTGDGTVVASLTPTYSGCPAMAEMRADVAARLREAGYARVEIRTVLDPPWTSDWITESGRRKLTEHGIAPPGAAPRGPVPLVLSPTRPAVPCPRCGSADTEETSRFAATSCKALWRCRACREPFEYVKEI, encoded by the coding sequence ATGGTGACCGCCCTCCTGGACGCCCACCGCGCCCGGCGCGTGGCCGAGCAGGTGCCGGACCCGGAGCTGCCCATGCTGACCCTGGCCGACCTCGGTGTGCTGCGCGCCGTCGAGGTGACCGGCGACGGCACCGTGGTGGCGAGCCTGACCCCGACCTACTCGGGATGCCCGGCCATGGCCGAGATGCGGGCGGACGTCGCCGCGCGGCTGCGGGAGGCGGGGTACGCGCGCGTGGAGATCCGTACGGTCCTCGATCCGCCCTGGACCAGCGACTGGATCACCGAGTCCGGCCGCCGCAAGCTCACCGAACACGGCATCGCCCCACCCGGTGCCGCACCCCGCGGCCCGGTCCCCCTGGTGCTGTCGCCCACCCGGCCCGCGGTGCCCTGTCCCCGGTGCGGTTCGGCGGACACCGAGGAGACCTCCCGCTTCGCCGCCACGTCCTGCAAGGCGCTGTGGCGCTGCCGGGCCTGCCGTGAGCCGTTCGAGTACGTCAAGGAGATCTGA
- a CDS encoding ROK family transcriptional regulator produces MTSGQASAGALLQLIRSGRANTRADLQHATGLSRSTVGQRLDLLNRAGWLRHSTGESTGGRPSHRIAFDPTHASVVAFDLETRHARAAVVDLGGTILAEHTGPMDVGEGPEHVLDGLAEWFPDLIAAAGIPASHVAGVGLSVPGPVDWESGRVIEPPIMPGWDRYPIRERLQKAYAARMGLGAEAGAIPVLVDNDANLMALAEHQAAHRDCSSFVLLKVSTGIGAGVVIGDSLYRGIDGGAGDIGHIRLHDRSDALCMCGSHGCLAAVASGRAIAKELSALGLDTASGRDVRRLLNEGHPDAVRLAREAGRRVGEVLVTVVTLLNPGVLMIAGELSGVPFLTGVRELVYQRAMPRATANLQVVTSRLGDHAGLIGAAAMVVEHLYSPAGADARLERLAP; encoded by the coding sequence ATGACGTCAGGTCAGGCCAGCGCGGGCGCGCTGCTGCAACTGATCCGCAGCGGGCGCGCCAACACCCGCGCCGACCTCCAGCACGCCACCGGGCTCTCCAGGTCGACGGTCGGCCAGCGCCTCGACCTGCTCAACCGCGCCGGGTGGCTGCGGCACAGCACGGGTGAGTCCACCGGTGGCCGCCCGTCCCACCGGATCGCCTTCGACCCGACCCACGCCTCGGTGGTCGCCTTCGACCTGGAGACGCGGCACGCCCGCGCGGCCGTGGTCGACCTGGGGGGCACCATCCTGGCCGAGCACACCGGTCCGATGGACGTCGGCGAGGGACCCGAGCACGTACTGGACGGGCTGGCCGAGTGGTTCCCCGACCTGATCGCGGCGGCCGGGATCCCGGCGTCCCACGTCGCGGGCGTCGGGCTGTCCGTTCCCGGTCCCGTCGACTGGGAGTCGGGGCGGGTGATCGAGCCGCCCATCATGCCGGGCTGGGACCGCTACCCCATCCGGGAGCGGCTCCAGAAGGCGTACGCGGCACGGATGGGGCTGGGAGCGGAGGCCGGCGCCATCCCGGTGCTCGTGGACAACGACGCCAACCTCATGGCTCTGGCCGAGCACCAGGCCGCCCACCGCGACTGCTCGTCCTTCGTCCTGCTGAAGGTCTCCACCGGCATCGGCGCGGGTGTCGTGATCGGCGACAGCCTCTACCGGGGCATCGACGGCGGCGCCGGCGACATCGGCCACATCCGTCTGCACGACCGGTCCGACGCGCTGTGCATGTGCGGTTCCCACGGCTGCCTGGCGGCGGTCGCCAGTGGGCGGGCGATCGCCAAGGAGCTCTCCGCCCTGGGCCTGGACACCGCCTCGGGGCGGGACGTCCGGCGGCTGCTCAACGAGGGCCATCCCGACGCCGTACGTCTGGCCCGGGAGGCCGGACGGCGGGTGGGCGAGGTCCTGGTCACCGTCGTGACCCTGCTGAACCCCGGAGTGCTCATGATCGCCGGTGAGCTCTCCGGGGTGCCCTTCCTCACCGGGGTGCGCGAGCTGGTCTACCAGCGCGCGATGCCCCGTGCCACGGCCAACCTCCAGGTGGTCACCTCACGACTCGGCGACCACGCCGGGCTCATCGGGGCCGCCGCCATGGTCGTGGAGCACCTCTACTCCCCCGCGGGCGCCGACGCCCGGCTCGAACGCCTCGCGCCGTGA
- a CDS encoding aminoglycoside phosphotransferase family protein — protein MTSGQTHPDPLRVDGRLVRRLLAGRFPQWSQLPVERFPSGGTVNAMYRLGDDMVVRLPLVEDGAGDVRAEREWLPRLSPLLPTAVPEVLGAGEPAAGYPWPWSVYRWLPGELPEAGALTEPALLAGDLARFVRAMRAVTLRGAPAAYRGGPLATLDEATRAAIEELRGLPEEGVDCDALIAVWEDALRAPEWAGPPVWLHADLMPGNLLVTDGRLSSVIDFGCMGVGDPACDLFPAWNLLPAGARELFREALDVDEATWRRGRARALSQAVIALPDHRDTNPAMAGNARHVVRAVLAETR, from the coding sequence ATGACTTCTGGGCAGACGCATCCGGACCCGCTCCGCGTGGACGGCCGTCTCGTTCGGCGCCTGCTCGCCGGCCGGTTCCCGCAGTGGTCGCAACTGCCGGTCGAGCGCTTCCCGTCCGGTGGCACGGTCAACGCGATGTACCGGCTCGGCGACGACATGGTCGTCCGGCTGCCGCTCGTCGAGGATGGAGCCGGGGACGTGAGGGCGGAGCGGGAGTGGCTGCCCCGCCTGTCGCCCCTGCTGCCCACCGCCGTTCCCGAGGTGCTCGGGGCCGGTGAGCCCGCCGCGGGGTATCCGTGGCCGTGGTCGGTGTACCGGTGGCTGCCCGGTGAGCTGCCCGAGGCCGGAGCGCTCACCGAGCCCGCGCTGCTGGCCGGGGATCTGGCCCGGTTCGTACGGGCGATGCGGGCCGTCACCCTGCGGGGCGCGCCGGCCGCCTATCGCGGCGGCCCGCTCGCCACGCTCGACGAGGCGACCCGGGCCGCGATCGAGGAACTGCGCGGTCTCCCGGAGGAAGGCGTCGACTGCGACGCCCTGATCGCCGTGTGGGAGGACGCGCTGCGAGCCCCGGAGTGGGCCGGACCGCCGGTCTGGCTGCACGCCGACCTGATGCCGGGCAACCTGCTGGTGACCGACGGCAGGTTGTCCTCGGTGATCGACTTCGGCTGCATGGGCGTGGGCGACCCGGCCTGCGACCTCTTCCCGGCCTGGAACCTGCTGCCGGCCGGGGCGCGGGAGCTCTTCCGTGAGGCCCTCGACGTGGACGAGGCGACCTGGCGGCGCGGCCGGGCACGGGCCCTCTCCCAGGCCGTCATCGCGCTCCCCGACCACCGGGACACCAACCCCGCGATGGCCGGCAACGCACGCCACGTCGTCCGGGCGGTGCTGGCGGAGACCCGCTGA
- a CDS encoding tellurite resistance TerB family protein, whose product MAMWDKIKDQAKTFQQSQGTRGASGPGQGPQGHQAHQGHQVPGRSGSSSGGSKAQLIGLFKTQLASVKTELKSGAYRDASMAMCALVAAADGQVEPAERQRVEELIVSNEVLQNFPADQLRQRFNQHVDRLVANFELGKSEALQVIAKAAKKPAEARAVIQTGMVIAGADGVFEPSEQYAIREACTALGVPPSEFGV is encoded by the coding sequence GTGGCGATGTGGGACAAGATCAAGGACCAGGCCAAGACCTTCCAGCAGTCCCAGGGCACTCGAGGAGCGAGCGGACCCGGGCAGGGACCGCAGGGACACCAGGCACACCAGGGGCACCAGGTGCCCGGCCGGTCGGGCTCGTCCTCGGGCGGCTCCAAGGCTCAGTTGATCGGGCTGTTCAAGACGCAGCTCGCATCGGTCAAGACCGAACTCAAGAGCGGCGCCTACCGGGACGCCAGCATGGCCATGTGCGCACTGGTCGCCGCGGCCGACGGGCAGGTGGAGCCGGCCGAGCGGCAGCGCGTGGAAGAACTGATCGTCTCCAACGAGGTGCTGCAGAACTTCCCCGCGGACCAGCTCCGCCAGCGGTTCAACCAGCACGTGGACCGGCTCGTCGCCAACTTCGAGCTCGGCAAGAGCGAGGCGCTGCAGGTGATCGCCAAGGCCGCCAAGAAGCCCGCGGAGGCCCGCGCGGTCATCCAGACCGGCATGGTCATCGCCGGCGCCGACGGGGTCTTCGAGCCGTCGGAGCAGTACGCGATCCGCGAGGCCTGCACCGCCCTGGGCGTGCCGCCCTCGGAGTTCGGCGTCTGA
- a CDS encoding Gfo/Idh/MocA family protein, with amino-acid sequence MTAAPAPWTDRPVEVGLVGAGPWARAMHARVLAAGPETRLTAVWARRTEAARETAAPYAAHAAAEFEELLDHCEAVAFAVPPAVQAELAPLAAKRGKALLLEKPLGPDLAAARRVADAVAEAGVVSQLVLTKRYHPTTRAFLEAARTFDAAGARSCYLHGAFLGGEFATGWRLEHGALLDLGPHLLDLLDASVGPITGVRATGDPRRWVELTCEHENGAVSQASLSGSVAVPRTLTRVELFGPEHPLVYDTAGIDHEECWPVLRHDFATAVRTGTPTAVDARRGLYLQSLIDRATRG; translated from the coding sequence GTGACCGCTGCCCCCGCCCCCTGGACCGACCGGCCCGTCGAGGTCGGGCTCGTGGGTGCCGGCCCCTGGGCCCGGGCCATGCACGCCCGGGTGCTGGCCGCCGGGCCCGAGACCCGGCTCACCGCGGTCTGGGCCCGCCGCACGGAGGCCGCCCGTGAGACGGCCGCCCCCTACGCGGCCCATGCCGCCGCCGAGTTCGAGGAGTTGCTGGACCACTGCGAGGCCGTGGCCTTCGCCGTGCCGCCCGCCGTCCAGGCCGAGCTGGCACCGCTGGCGGCGAAGCGGGGCAAGGCCCTGCTGCTGGAGAAGCCGCTCGGCCCCGATCTGGCCGCGGCCCGCCGGGTGGCCGACGCGGTCGCCGAGGCCGGTGTGGTCTCGCAGCTCGTGCTGACCAAGCGCTATCACCCGACCACCCGGGCCTTCCTGGAGGCGGCGCGCACCTTCGACGCGGCCGGCGCCCGCTCCTGCTACCTCCACGGCGCCTTCCTGGGCGGGGAGTTCGCCACCGGCTGGCGCCTCGAACACGGCGCCCTGCTGGACCTCGGCCCCCATCTGCTCGATCTGCTGGACGCCTCGGTGGGCCCCATCACCGGCGTCCGTGCCACCGGCGACCCGCGCCGCTGGGTGGAACTCACCTGCGAGCACGAGAACGGAGCCGTGAGCCAGGCCTCCCTGTCGGGGTCCGTGGCCGTCCCGCGCACGCTAACCCGGGTCGAACTCTTCGGCCCGGAGCACCCCCTGGTCTACGACACGGCCGGCATCGACCACGAGGAGTGCTGGCCCGTCCTGCGCCACGACTTCGCGACGGCCGTCCGCACCGGCACGCCCACGGCGGTCGACGCACGGCGCGGCCTGTACCTGCAGAGCCTGATCGACCGGGCGACCCGCGGCTGA